A window of Narcine bancroftii isolate sNarBan1 chromosome 6, sNarBan1.hap1, whole genome shotgun sequence genomic DNA:
CCATTTCAACAGAAGGTAACGCCAGAGCCGTTTCAACCGAAGGTAGCGCCAGCACCGTGTCGAGCAAAGGTAGCGCCAGCACCGTGTCAAGCGAAGGTAGTGCCGGCACCATGTCGAGCGAAGGAAGCGCCAGCACCATTTCAACAGAAGGTAACGCCAGAATCGTTTCAACCGAAGGTAGCGCTAGCACCGTGTCGAGCGAAGATAGCGCCGGCACCGTATCGAGCGAAGTTGCGCCGGCACCGTGTCGAGCGAAGGTAGCGCCGGCACCGTGTCGAGCGAAGGTAGCGCCGGCACCGTGTCGAGCGAAGGTAGCGCCGGCACCGTGTCGAGCGAAGGTAGCGCCGGCACCGTGTCGAGCGAAGGTAGCGCCGGCACCGTGTCGAGCGAAGGTAGCGCCGGCACCGTGTCGAGCGAAGGTAGCGCCGGCACCGTGTCGAGCGAAGGAAGCGCCGGCACCGTGTCGAGCGAAGGAAGCGCCGGCACCGTGTCGAGCGAAGGAAGCGCCGGCACCGTGTCGAGCGAAGGAAGCGCCGGCACCGTGTCGAGCGAAGGAAGCGCCGGCACCGTGTCGAGCGAAGGAAGCGCCGGCACCGTTTCAACAGAAGGTAGTGCCGGCAACATGTCAATCGAAGGTAGTATCAGTAGCGTCAGCACTATGTCGAGCTAAGGTAGCGCTGGCTGGCACCGTGTCAATCGAAGGTAGCGCCAGCACCGTGTCGAGCGAAGGTAGCGCCGGCACCGTGTCGAGCGAAGGTAGCGCCGGCAACATGTCTATTGAAGGTAGCATCGAACCGTATCAATCGAAGGTAGCGCTGGCACCTTGTCAACTGAAGGTAGCACCGTGTCAATCAAAGCTAGAGCTGGCATCATGTCAATCGAAGGTAGCGTCAGTAGCGCCAGCACTGCGTCAAGTGAAGGTAGTGCCGCCACCATATCAACCGAAGGTAGTGCCTGCATCATGTCAACTGAAGGTAGCTTCAGTAGTGCCAGCACCGTGTTGAGCTCAGGTAGCGCTGGCACCATGTCATTCGAAGGTAGCGCTGGCACTGTGTCAACTGAAGTTAGTGCCGGTACAGTGTCAATTGAAGGTAGCTCCAGTACCATGTCAAGGATTTGGGCATATGACAGAATTCCTTCCGTCGACCTGGTTGGAACCGTGGTGGTTGAGGACATGGTAGAGGCGATGGATGGTGTATTTGTTGGTAGCACCGAGATTTGGTGCTGCCGCCTGGTCCTGACAGTCACCTTGCgacttctacaaatggcagccAGGAAATGACCAGACCCAGCATTGGAGGCCAACTGCTGCCCTGGGCACGTCGGCCACAATCTTTTCCTCAAGACTGTTCTcgggtgttcaatttcttgtcagTTCCAGTGCAGAGATTTCCGTGTTCTTCCAACCACAGGGGTAATACAAACATCCCAATATGACAAGTCAAATAgcttccacatggaaggttggtgaggaaggttcaggcacgaggtgttaatgttgagatagtcaaatgggttcaatggtggctggaagataaatgccagagtcatggtggacaaatgCCTGTCAGggtggaggccagtgatgagcagtgtgcctcagggatcggtccacctgtagaggttttcgagagtcttcggtgatgaaccgaatctcctcagacacctcacaaagtccagccgctggtgagtcttcttcatgattgcatcaacatggaggcctcagggcagatcctcggagatgttgacacccaggaatttgaagctcttgaccctctcctctactCAGCCCTGGGTCCAGTGGATAATAAAAGAAAATTGACCATGGTGGCTGAAAGgacaagtgagtgtattctttatttgtttgtaaactgtggtaaatcagtgctgttacacccTCACCACCTCCCTCTCTGACCCGCAGGTCTCCTACCTGACATGGGGAGTGCTGCAGGAGCGTGTGATGACCCAGGCGTACAGCAGCACCCACGATCACCCCGGGGTGAAGTTTCACGACTCCCAGTTCCTGGTCTTCATGAACCGTGTGCTGGCCATGATGGTAGCCGCTGTCTGCTGCCTGCTGACCAAACAGCCCCGGCATGGCGCTCCCATGTACAAGTACTCCTTCGCCTCCCTCTCCAACATCCTCAGCAGTTGGTGCCAGTATGAAGCCCTCAAGTACGTTAGCTTCCCCACCCAGGTGCTGGCCAAGGCCTCCAAGGTCATCCCTGTTATGCTGATGGGGAAGCTGGTGTCCAACCGGAGCTACGAATACTGGGAGTACCTGACAGCGTTGCTGATCTCAGCAGGGGTCAGCCTGTTCCTGCTGTCCAGTGGGCAGGAGAAGAggccctccaccatcaccaccttCTCAGGCCTCTTCATCCTGGCCGGGTACATCGTCTTCGACAGCTTCACCTCcaactggcaggatgccctcttCTCCCACAAGATGTCTCCCGTGCAGATGATGTTCGGGGTGAACCTATTCTCCTGCCTCTTCACTGTGGGCTCCCTGATAGAGCAGGGAGCCTTCTTCCACTCATTCTCTTTCATGGCCCAGCACCCGGAGTTCGGGCTCCACGCTGGCCTGCTGTCCATCTGCTCCGCCTGTGGCCAGCTCTTCATCTTCTACACCATCCGGCAGTTTGGCGCTGCTGTCTTCACCATCTTGATGACCCTGCGCCAGGCCCTGGCCATCCTGCTGTCCTGCCTGCTGTACGGCCATGCTGTGTCACCACTGGGTGCACTGGGCATCGCCACTGTCTTCCTCGCCCTTTTTCTGCGCGTCTACGCCCGTAGCCGCCTCAAGGCCAAGAGGCCAGCGCAGGGGCTGGTTCCCGCCGTGCAGAAGGTGTAGAGGGTCTGCACATACACGGGATAGAGGAAATGATGCAGCAGGACCGAGAGGGTGGAGGGAAAAAGCCAAGGGAGGTGGGGACAGGTCAGTCTACTAGCATGTGAGCCTGGGGACTCCACTGTGCAGGACAGGAGGCATGCAGGCCCAGGTATGACCCTTTCCATCCTCAGTCAGGGTTCGCACTCAGTGAGGACATGTTTGCCCGTCTCTATGCCTGTGTAGCTGTGCAAGTGTGCattagtgggggggtggggggggggtgtacacGAGTTATAGATGGGCTCTTCTACAGGTAATGTAAAGTGGGCTGATTAGACAGGTTATGTGTGGATGTTTACACAGTACATTGAGTACGTGTATAGTGGTTGCATACAGGGTTTGTGCAAGCACAATATACAGGTGAGTGTGTTCCCTGCATTGTCAAGATGTGTTTCATGGTGTATGTGTGTCTACAGGCATTGTACAGGGGTGTCTATGTCCTGTACAAGTGGAGTGTTGTGTGTGCGAACAGGGGGTTTATGTGGTGTGCTGTGTGTGCAGTCTGCGAGCAGGATGTGTGCGTGCAGTGTACGAGCGGGGTGTTGGTGCTGTGTGTGAGTGGGGTGTTTGTGCTGTGTGCGAGCGGGATGTGCACGGTGTATGAGTGGGGTGCTTTGTGTGCAGTGTAAGTGGGATGTTGTGTGGTGTACGGGTTGTGTGTCTGATGTACAAGTGCGGTGTCTCGTGTGTGTGCAGTGCGTACATTGCCTTGGCCATGATTGGGCTCATTCTCCCCTACCTCAGCCAACACCCTGCCGGCTCTGGAAGCCATGCTGTGTACCTGAACAGGGTGCAATGCACATGTCCTTATTTCACTGGGGCTTCATCAAGCCTTTTTATTCTCCCATCTTCCAAGTGCATGGTGCCGTTCTGCAGCCTGGTCGGTGTGTCCGTCTTGATCCAGACTGCCATCTGCCACACTGGACTCCTGCCTCCTAGTGCCCCAGCTGCAGGCTTGGCCAGGTGTGCCTGGGCTAGTGTTCACATCTGGCTGGGAGAATGGTGGAATTTAATCactaataaaatatttttggcaAATGGTGGCTCCTCGTTCCTGCCCAGACACTCTTCAGTGAAGG
This region includes:
- the slc35b2 gene encoding adenosine 3'-phospho 5'-phosphosulfate transporter 1 isoform X1; amino-acid sequence: MERGRSTLLSILMMVSLVRAEVAQPDEAWSDFWVFRLVINLAGYATILLPGYLLVQYFKRTNYLEKGRDVCFPVIQACVFGSEVKAAMPDDHPPTPHTEAAEPSAAKHALKLLTCALGLQVSYLTWGVLQERVMTQAYSSTHDHPGVKFHDSQFLVFMNRVLAMMVAAVCCLLTKQPRHGAPMYKYSFASLSNILSSWCQYEALKYVSFPTQVLAKASKVIPVMLMGKLVSNRSYEYWEYLTALLISAGVSLFLLSSGQEKRPSTITTFSGLFILAGYIVFDSFTSNWQDALFSHKMSPVQMMFGVNLFSCLFTVGSLIEQGAFFHSFSFMAQHPEFGLHAGLLSICSACGQLFIFYTIRQFGAAVFTILMTLRQALAILLSCLLYGHAVSPLGALGIATVFLALFLRVYARSRLKAKRPAQGLVPAVQKV
- the slc35b2 gene encoding adenosine 3'-phospho 5'-phosphosulfate transporter 1 isoform X2: MTQAYSSTHDHPGVKFHDSQFLVFMNRVLAMMVAAVCCLLTKQPRHGAPMYKYSFASLSNILSSWCQYEALKYVSFPTQVLAKASKVIPVMLMGKLVSNRSYEYWEYLTALLISAGVSLFLLSSGQEKRPSTITTFSGLFILAGYIVFDSFTSNWQDALFSHKMSPVQMMFGVNLFSCLFTVGSLIEQGAFFHSFSFMAQHPEFGLHAGLLSICSACGQLFIFYTIRQFGAAVFTILMTLRQALAILLSCLLYGHAVSPLGALGIATVFLALFLRVYARSRLKAKRPAQGLVPAVQKV